A region from the Muribaculum gordoncarteri genome encodes:
- a CDS encoding site-specific integrase — translation MANLENRKKQNPKLQQSELSDGRASLYLEYYLGRTESPVLDDDGNQVFYTDGAMAGKPKYKIKHSRKKENLNLYIWLHPRNQQERMQNKNTFALAEKIRFEREQSFLEDREGYRLRKDMDEDFLEFCKEFIKSPSFTKYTRITLKHGLQKFMDFLAGTPRYSLYKKNLKMTQLTVDMVAAYVEYLKENGTGDGPKIYFRMFKRMVTTAVDKDLIKKNPCRGFVLKNDNMTLQKEILLPEEIQQLVATHFDGEKGEIHRAFIFGLYTGVRWCDTSLLTYRNVDYSTKTLRFQQQKTKDHSSRSWVIVPLNDTLIRLIGEPSDDNFDERVFKLPHYNVCNLYLRKWVKEAGIRKKITWHCARHSFAVNVLTKGANIKTVSSLLGHTSIKMTERYLHVVDSLKQDAIDSLGEINYAPM, via the coding sequence ATGGCAAATTTAGAAAATCGCAAGAAGCAGAATCCCAAGCTCCAGCAGTCGGAATTAAGCGACGGCCGCGCCAGCCTCTACCTTGAATATTATCTCGGAAGGACTGAATCGCCCGTGCTTGACGATGACGGCAATCAGGTATTCTACACCGATGGAGCGATGGCGGGAAAACCGAAATACAAAATCAAGCATTCCCGCAAGAAAGAAAACCTCAACCTCTACATCTGGCTTCATCCCCGCAACCAGCAGGAGCGTATGCAGAACAAGAACACTTTCGCCCTTGCCGAGAAGATACGCTTTGAGCGTGAGCAGTCGTTCTTGGAGGACAGGGAGGGTTACCGGCTCCGCAAGGATATGGACGAGGATTTCCTTGAATTCTGCAAGGAGTTCATCAAATCCCCGTCATTCACGAAATACACCCGCATAACGCTCAAGCATGGTCTGCAAAAGTTCATGGACTTTCTTGCCGGAACACCGAGATATTCCCTTTACAAGAAAAATCTGAAGATGACGCAGCTCACGGTTGATATGGTGGCGGCCTATGTGGAGTATCTGAAAGAGAACGGAACAGGCGACGGCCCGAAAATCTATTTCCGGATGTTCAAGCGTATGGTTACAACTGCCGTTGACAAAGACCTCATCAAGAAAAATCCGTGCCGGGGATTTGTGCTGAAGAACGACAACATGACCCTGCAAAAGGAAATTCTTCTGCCGGAGGAGATACAGCAGCTTGTGGCTACACACTTCGATGGCGAGAAGGGAGAGATTCACCGTGCCTTCATCTTCGGTCTATATACCGGGGTGCGTTGGTGTGACACAAGCCTGCTCACATATCGCAATGTGGATTACTCCACAAAGACGCTGCGTTTCCAACAGCAAAAGACGAAAGACCACAGCAGCCGCAGCTGGGTAATCGTTCCGTTGAACGACACCCTTATCCGTCTGATTGGTGAGCCGAGCGATGACAACTTTGATGAGCGTGTGTTCAAATTGCCGCATTACAACGTCTGCAACCTGTACCTTCGGAAATGGGTCAAGGAAGCAGGCATCAGGAAGAAAATTACATGGCATTGCGCGAGGCACAGCTTCGCGGTGAATGTCCTCACCAAAGGAGCGAACATCAAGACGGTGTCAAGTCTGCTCGGACACACCTCAATAAAGATGACGGAGCGATATCTCCATGTCGTTGACAGCCTCAAACAGGATGCTATTGACTCCCTCGGCGAAATCAATTATGCACCGATGTAA
- a CDS encoding RNA-dependent RNA polymerase family protein encodes MKRRGYISPRIETIENYEAAFRGFAEYKERRDNVQRFAANLKANLMELLAEYRDGTGHTSEYQDEEIFEPKRRIVSKLPVRDHVRQWAPLLQTERLFTDTFIRRSCSCVKGRGTHDFINLLRKELYTDPESTWYFVQLDAHHYFQNIAHFLMKERVRTKIKDPKLLRFLDEFIDSFRQGLPLGVKISQILANFFLAKFDHDAVGIFGIAGDPERLAYWRNRYVSDSLVTCRTKEQADELGRGVAYMVGKFDRYISEPIQYFRFADNIVMLHRDKTFLHLVTEMCIMVLARDYLIEVNRNWNVRPVWSRGIDVCSYVSFHTHRALRKRNKKALCRQVAKCKKKGMTPEETRLECASRIGFATHANSHTLLRKLDINMEKRLGKVIKNRRANIPFKGMRYDQKRPFTDIVCKDPAQEDNFKIMLLDYAIEDSKVETEDYFAEVTGPDGVVRQERKTRPKKCLVIRYKRILQTVVQTAVDGEEHESYVYEREKDSNGTPTVKDAEYYSYTGSAIMIDQAEKDFTKADLPCPTVVMEQVNKLNKKFYKFT; translated from the coding sequence ATGAAACGACGAGGATACATATCTCCTCGTATTGAGACCATCGAGAACTATGAGGCGGCTTTCCGGGGCTTTGCCGAATATAAAGAGCGGCGCGACAATGTGCAGCGCTTCGCGGCAAACCTCAAAGCCAACCTCATGGAACTTCTGGCTGAATACCGGGACGGCACCGGGCATACCTCCGAGTATCAGGACGAGGAGATTTTCGAGCCCAAGCGCAGGATCGTGAGCAAACTTCCCGTGCGTGACCATGTGCGCCAGTGGGCGCCGCTGCTTCAGACCGAGCGTCTGTTTACCGACACGTTCATCCGGCGGTCGTGCTCCTGCGTCAAGGGACGCGGCACCCATGATTTCATCAACCTGCTGCGCAAGGAGCTTTATACTGATCCGGAAAGCACGTGGTATTTCGTTCAGCTTGACGCCCACCACTATTTCCAGAATATCGCACATTTCCTGATGAAAGAACGGGTCAGGACTAAAATCAAAGACCCAAAACTGTTGCGGTTCCTCGATGAATTTATCGACAGCTTCCGTCAGGGGCTGCCTTTAGGGGTCAAGATCTCGCAGATATTAGCAAATTTCTTTTTAGCCAAGTTTGACCATGACGCGGTAGGGATTTTCGGTATAGCCGGAGACCCCGAAAGGCTCGCATATTGGCGTAACCGTTATGTCAGCGACAGCCTCGTGACCTGCCGCACGAAGGAACAGGCGGATGAATTAGGCAGGGGAGTGGCTTATATGGTCGGCAAGTTTGACCGCTATATAAGTGAACCGATACAGTATTTCAGATTTGCCGACAATATAGTCATGCTCCATCGTGACAAGACATTCTTACACCTTGTCACGGAGATGTGCATAATGGTACTTGCCCGGGATTATCTGATAGAGGTCAACCGGAACTGGAACGTGCGCCCGGTCTGGAGCAGAGGCATAGACGTGTGCAGCTATGTTTCATTTCATACCCACCGCGCCCTTCGCAAGCGCAATAAGAAAGCCCTATGTCGGCAGGTGGCAAAATGTAAAAAGAAGGGCATGACACCGGAGGAAACCCGGTTGGAATGTGCCAGCCGTATAGGTTTCGCCACCCACGCAAATTCGCATACATTATTAAGAAAACTCGATATAAACATGGAAAAGCGACTTGGAAAGGTCATAAAGAACCGTCGTGCCAACATCCCGTTCAAGGGTATGCGCTACGACCAGAAGCGCCCGTTTACTGATATTGTCTGTAAAGATCCGGCGCAGGAGGATAACTTCAAGATAATGCTGCTCGACTATGCCATAGAGGACAGCAAGGTTGAAACCGAAGACTACTTCGCCGAGGTCACCGGCCCGGATGGTGTCGTGAGGCAGGAGCGAAAAACCCGCCCCAAGAAGTGCCTCGTGATCCGGTACAAGCGCATACTGCAAACCGTCGTTCAAACGGCGGTGGACGGCGAGGAACATGAGAGCTATGTCTATGAGAGGGAAAAGGACAGCAACGGCACCCCTACGGTAAAGGATGCCGAATACTATTCCTACACAGGTTCAGCTATCATGATCGACCAAGCCGAAAAAGACTTTACCAAGGCTGACCTCCCATGTCCGACCGTGGTCATGGAGCAGGTCAACAAGTTAAACAAGAAGTTTTACAAATTCACGTGA